In one Silene latifolia isolate original U9 population chromosome 10, ASM4854445v1, whole genome shotgun sequence genomic region, the following are encoded:
- the LOC141607818 gene encoding protein FAR1-RELATED SEQUENCE 5-like — MTEVQKQFVTKVKVLKLSGVKAYRGWKELCGGYDNIGATEVDFKNFVRDIKTYIGNFDAKMFVKNLIGKKDTCSSFYFDFIVDENKCLAGVFWADPICIKNYMLFGEVLSADATYGTNKYDMVFVPFTGVDHHKRCITFGAGLIGDESIECYRWLFKTFLEAMGGCQPRIIITDQDKSMKLVVPEVFKESIHRLCIRHIMKKLREKVSYQLFQDEDFKTRLNREQWVPAYFKNVSMSGLIRVTSRSESENSFFDRFLTPHLTLVEFWVCYESALEAQGHKQSKLNSDNKHSEIPRKTNSNLEVHASEIYSHNIFKDFQTELVAALSDCRYKDVEKIDETKIYILTDLQMPNKSWNVAYSPDNMEITCSCSMFQRMGLLCRHCLWILHNQDFQKIPE; from the exons ATGACAGAGGTACAGAAACAATTTGTCACAAAGGTAAAGGTGCTAAAACTAAGTGGTGTGAAAGCCTATAGAGGTTGGAAGGAGCTGTGTGGAGGTTACGACAACATTGGTGCTACTGAGGTTGATTTCAAAAACTTTGTCAGGGACATAAAAACCTATATTGGTAATTTTGATGCAAAAATGTTTGTTAAGAATCTTATTGGGAAAAAAGACACATGCagttcattttactttgattttatagTAGATGAAAACAAGTGCCTGGCTGGAGTGTTTTGGGCAGATCCGATCTGTATAAAGAACTACATGTTGTTTGGTGAGGTGTTATCAGCAGATGCTACATATggaacaaacaagtacgatatggtgTTTGTGCCTTTCACAGGAGTTGATCACCACAAAAGGTGCATAACCTTTGGAGCTGGGTTGATAGGTGATGAAAGTATTGAGTGTTACAGATGGCTGTTTAAGACATTTTTGGAAGCAATGGGTGGGTGCCAGCCGAGAATTATAATTACTGATCAAGACAAATCAATGAAGTTGGTAGTCCCGGAAGTGTTTAAGGAGTCAATACATAGACTGTGCATACGGCACATAATGAAGAAACTAAGAGAAAAAGTCAGTTATCAACTGTTTCAAGATGAGGATTTTAAGACCAGGCTCAAtag GGAACAGTGGGTCCCTGCTTATTTTAAAAATGTTTCCATGTCTGGCTTGATAAGGGTTACTTCTAGGTCTGAGAGTGAAAATAGTTTCTTTGACAGGTTCCTCACACCTCATTTGACCCTTGTTGAGTTTTGGGTGTGCTATGAGAGTGCCTTGGAAGCACAAGGACACAAGCAGTCCAAGTTGAACAGTGACAACAAACACTCTGAAATCCCACGGAAAACAAACTCAAACCTTGAAGTCCATGCTTCTGAAATATACTCGcacaacattttcaaagactTCCAAACAGAATTAGTTGCAGCTTTGTCTGATTGTCGTTATAAAGATGTggagaagattgatgagacaaaaatatatattctaacAGACTTGCAGATGCCAAATAAGTCATGGAACGTAGCATATTCACCAGATAACATGGAGATTACTTGTTCCTGTTCTATGTTTCAGAGAATGGGCTTGTTGTGCAGGCACTGCCTTTGGATTCTACATAACCAAGATTTTCAGAAAATACCAGAATAG